From the Euphorbia lathyris chromosome 6, ddEupLath1.1, whole genome shotgun sequence genome, one window contains:
- the LOC136232407 gene encoding uncharacterized protein has product MREEVISSGGTMDATPAASSAGASSPAGPANVGSIARSSHAHNSKAASVSCVGSQVPWTSLSTSAGGSVLGMSKPSCRPWERGDLLRRLATFKPSNWVGKPKTASSLACAQRGWMNIDIDKIVCESCGACLSFVLSPSWTPAEVESAGEAFSKQLDDGHKASCPWRGNSCPESLVQFPPTPQSALIGGYKDRCDGLLQFQFLPIVSACAVEQMRVSRAQVIDRFLSQSQNFISGEGDFKLEIIPDLESSRDGGFYVYSRAQKLISLCGWEPRWLPNVQDCEEHSAQSARNGCSLGPAQAQVHFSHDPSPSMKAHSASAKKDNGKSKLLAIESRYDSRSPLLDCSLCGATVRILDFLTFPRPARFASNNIDMPDVSKKMALTRGVSAASGISGWVAADDTEKEHTEDREEVATTDKGKLLQSADVDLNLTMAGALPFFQADRATISENIRDADMGRDLMIGQPAGSEVGDRAASYESRGPSSRKRSLEIGGSSVDRSHIMTQPTDSVEGTVIDRDGDEVTDGRQFSAGPSKRARESDFFDTNCSTYQRDSSGAGPSHSVGLEIYPDGSRINLFRQGSDQAAGIPSTRDSTRASSVIAMDTICHTAGDDSMESVENYPGDVDDVHFPSSSMYGNLDMNETSELNYSNQAQQSICFRPAEVAAGEMGVSSTNDGEEIFNAETVTAQARDGLSFGVSGGSVGMCASHEAEIHGNDVSVHRADSVVGDVEPRIEDAENQGQTGESAPGPGLMDEIVPDEINRGDAPDDSQEMLFRSVERADSGSKIDGSTKAESLESGEKASNSRKLALDNNAHPSLSCNANMYSGYQTAKKGFNKAGKSSSTSNFPCVESDYAVANGIGPPKGESNYEEAVEFDPIIHHNQFCPWVNGNVAAAGCGSRSSGNSTDAAALSGWQLTLDALDALQSLGHIPIQTVQSESAASLYKDDNQTPGQKLIRRPSMSRSHGQH; this is encoded by the exons ATGAGAGAAGAAGTTATCAGCTCCGGCGGGACCATGGATGCCACTCCTGCTGCCAG TTCTGCCGGGGCATCCTCACCTGCTGGTCCGGCAAATGTTGGCAGCATTGCGAGGTCCAGTCATGCGCATAATTCCAAAGCAGCATCTGTATCTTGTGTTGGTTCGCAGGTGCCATGGACCTCCTTGAGCACCAGTGCTGGTGGTTCTGTTCTTGGAATGTCAAAGCCTTCATGCAGGCCGTGGGAAAGAGGGGATTTGCTGAGACGCTTGGCTACTTTTAAGCCTTCTAATTGGGTTGGAAAGCCTAAG ACTGCTAGTTCATTGGCTTGTGCTCAGAGAGGTTGGATGAACATTGATATTGACAAAATTGTGTGTGAATCATGTGGTGCATGCCTGAGTTTTGTTTTGTCACCTTCCTGGACTCCTGCAGAAG TTGAAAGTGCTGGGGAAGCCTTTTCCAAACAGCTTGATGATGGCCACAAAGCCAGCTGCCCTTGGAGAGGGAACAGCTGCCCAGAAAGCTTGGTGCAGTTCCCTCCAACTCCTCAATCTGCTCTAATTGGTGGATATAAAGACAGATGTGATGGACTACTGCAGTTTCAGTTTCTTCCTATAGTTTCTGCATGTGCAGTTGAGCAAATGCGGGTTTCTCGTGCTCAAGTGATTGATCGCTTTTTATCCCAGTCACAGAATTTTATTTCTGGAGAAGGCGATTTCAAGCTGGAAATCATACCAGATCTTGAGAGCTCTAGAGATGGAGGCTTCTATGTGTATTCTCGT GCCCAGAAGCTTATAAGTCTGTGTGGCTGGGAGCCAAGATGGCTTCCAAATGTTCAAGATTGTGAAGAACATTCTGCCCAATCAGCTCGAAATGGGTGTTCTCTTGGCCCTGCTCAGGCCCAAGTCCATTTCTCACATGATCCTAGTCCAAGCATGAAAGCACACTCTGCTTCAGCCAAAAAGGACAATGGGAAAAGCAAGCTGTTAGCGATAGAGTCAAGATATGATTCCAGGTCACCTTTACTAGATTGTAGCTTGTGCGGTGCTACTGTAAGGATATTGGATTTCTTGACTTTTCCACGTCCTGCTCGTTTTGCATCCAACAACATCGATATGCCTGATGTGAGCAAAAAAATGGCATTGACACGTGGGGTAAGTGCTGCCAGTGGCATCAGTGGTTGGGTTGCTGCTGATGACACGGAGAAAGAACATACAGAAGATCGAGAAGAAGTTGCAACAACTGACAAGGGTAAATTGCTGCAGAGTGCTGATGTTGATTTGAATCTTACTATGGCTGGGGCCTTGCCCTTTTTTCAGGCAGACAGGGCAACAATATCTGAAAATATTCGTGATGCAGACATGGGTAGAGACTTAATGATTGGTCAACCTGCAGGCAGTGAAGTTGGTGATCGTGCTGCTTCATATGAATCAAGAGGTCCTAGTTCTCGCAAACGGAGCTTAGAAATAGGTGGAAGCTCAGTTGATAGGTCTCATATTATGACGCAGCCAACTGATAGTGTGGAGGGAACTGTCATAGATCGCGATGGTGACGAAGTCACTGATGGGAGACAGTTTTCTGCTGGACCATCAAAACGTGCTCGTGAGTCGGATTTTTTTGATACGAACTGTTCAACATATCAGAGAGATTCATCTGGTGCTGGTCCTAGCCATTCAGTGGGTCTTGAAATTTATCCTGATGGAAGtagaattaatttatttcgtCAAGGAAGTGACCAAGCTGCAGGAATACCATCAACTAGGGATTCAACACGTGCATCATCTGTCATTGCCATGGATACAATCTGTCACACGGCAGGTGATGACTCTATGGAAAGTGTTGAAAACTATCCTGGAGATGTTGATGATGTTCATTTTCCCTCATCCAGTATGTATGGCAATCTGGACATGAATGAGACATCTGAACTGAATTACAGCAATCAAGCCCAGCAAAGCATTTGTTTCAGACCTGCTGAAGTAGCTGCTGGGGAAATGGGTGTTAGTAGCACAAATGACGGTGAAGAAATCTTCAATGCAGAAACTGTAACAGCTCAGGCTCGAGATGGTCTTAGTTTTGGTGTTAGTGGAGGCAGTGTTGGTATGTGTGCTAGTCATGAAGCTGAAATTCATGGGAATGATGTCTCTGTCCATAGAGCAGATAGTGTTGTTGGTGATGTGGAACCCAGAATAGAAGATGCTGAAAATCAAGGTCAAACAGGTGAATCTGCTCCTGGTCCTGGGCTAATGGATGAGATTGTCCCTGATGAAATAAATAGGGGAGATGCTCCTGATGATAGCCAGGAGATGTTGTTTCGATCTGTTGAAAGGGCTGATAGTGGCTCAAAGATAGATGGTTCTACGAAGGCTGAATCTCTGGAAAGTGGTGAAAAGGCAAGCAACAGCCGCAAGTTAGCCCTGGATAACAATGCCCACCCTTCTCTTTCCTGCAATGCAAACATGTATTCTGGCTATCAAACAGCCAAGAAAGGGTTCAACAAAGCTGGAAAGTCATCTTCGACTAGTAATTTTCCATGCGTAGAGTCAGATTATGCTGTTGCCAATGGGATAG GGCCTCCGAAAGGTGAAAGCAATTATGAAGAGGCCGTAGAGTTTGATCCAATTATTCATCACAATCAGTTTTGTCCATGGGTGAATGGAAATGTTGCTGCTGCTGGATGTGGTAGCCGTAGTTCTGGCAATAGCACTGATGCTGCTGCACTCTCTGGGTGGCAGCTGACATTGGATGCATTAGATGCACTGCAATCACTGGGCCACATTCCTATTCAAACAGTGCAGTCTGAGTCAGCTGCATCATTATACAAG GATGACAATCAAACTCCAGGGCAAAAGCTTATCCGACGACCTTCTATGAGTAGAAGCCATGGGCAGCATTGA